DNA from Desulfobotulus pelophilus:
TGGTTGGATGATAACTTTGGTGTCCGATATTTTCAACTTACCCCAGTATGCCTTGTGTCATATTGATTGCACCTCGTTGGTGATAGGTTTTGTTTGTCGCAATCAATCTGTCATCCTGTTTTTACAGGATCAACGGGTTTTTTTGTTTTTTTTGATGAAAGATCAGGGTTGCCGGGGTTCTGTAAGGCTAGGGAGTCTGGATAAAGCTGTCTATGTGGTTGCGTACCCCTCTGGCTATGGCCTTCGCCAGGGCTTGCTGGTTGCCGGAATCCATTAGCCACAAAGCGTCCTGCGGTGATGTGAGGTTGCCTGCTTCAATGAGTATGGCGGGCATGGTAAGGGGTTTGAGCATGAACATATCGGCCTGCTGGACACTTGTTTTTCTTGGAATTTCTCTGGAGGTCAGGGCTTCCGCCAGAGATTGTGCCAGAAGAGCGCTCTGGCGGTTGTAGGGCAGGGCGCCATGGTCCCATAGCGGGGTGGCGGCTGCATCTGCACCGGCCGGGTCAGGAGGCAGGTGGAAGATTCGGATGGAACCCGGAGACTGGCTGGATGCGGACCCTGTATGGAGGCTGATGAAAAGGTCTGCGCCGGATCGATTGGCGCTTTCAGCGCGCTGGACCATGTTCGGGTTGTTATCCCTCTCTCTGGTCATGATCAGGGTGCAGTGTTCCTTCAGTTCCTTCTGGATGGCGAGAGCCAGCCGGAGAGTGATGGTCTTTTCCATCGCACCGGCCATGCCTTCCACGCCGACATCTCCGCCTCCGTGGCCAGGATCAAGAACCACAACCGGCTTACCTGTTGTGGTGGAAAAATTTTTTGCTGTACCGGCGGCAGGGTAAAGGAAGCACGAGACAAACAGCAAAACAAAAAAAATATATTTGTTTCGGGTGTTTGCCCTTGAGGTTTTGCAGTGCGTCTGGAAGTGGCTTTTTTCTTGACACATATGGATGTCGTGATTAAATTTAAAA
Protein-coding regions in this window:
- a CDS encoding N-acetylmuramoyl-L-alanine amidase family protein, with the translated sequence MVLDPGHGGGDVGVEGMAGAMEKTITLRLALAIQKELKEHCTLIMTRERDNNPNMVQRAESANRSGADLFISLHTGSASSQSPGSIRIFHLPPDPAGADAAATPLWDHGALPYNRQSALLAQSLAEALTSREIPRKTSVQQADMFMLKPLTMPAILIEAGNLTSPQDALWLMDSGNQQALAKAIARGVRNHIDSFIQTP